The following coding sequences are from one Microbacterium sp. SORGH_AS_0969 window:
- the xylB gene encoding xylulokinase yields MALVMGVDSSTQSCKVVVVDAETGRVVREGRASHPAGTSVDPEAWWVALQDAIGQAGGLDDVAAVSIAGQQHGMVVLDAGGAVIRDALLWNDTRSAQAARDLIDEVGAAEYAERTGAVPVASFTGTKLRWLRDAEPENAERAAAVALPHDWLTWRLRGFGPGNAVLEELVTDRSDASGTAYWGADGYDLDLFTRALGHEAVLPRVLGPWESAGTLDGGALVGPGAGDNAGAALGLGAGVGDVVVSLGTSGTVFAVADAPTRDTTGTVAGFADATGKFLPLVATLNAARVLDAFARLLGVSHDELGALALEAEPGAGGVVLVPWFEGERTPNLPHAQASLTGLTLASTNRANLARAAIEGMLSGLAVGLEAIQAQGVEVRRVLLIGGAAANEGVARIAAQVFDAEIVVPAAGEYVALGAARQAAGVLAGGPVDWTVATTRAVDADHRPEIRERYDVVAALRAQE; encoded by the coding sequence ATGGCGCTCGTCATGGGAGTCGATTCGTCGACGCAGTCGTGCAAGGTCGTCGTCGTCGACGCCGAGACCGGGCGCGTGGTGCGTGAGGGGCGTGCGTCGCATCCCGCGGGGACGTCGGTCGATCCCGAGGCGTGGTGGGTCGCGTTGCAGGATGCCATCGGCCAGGCCGGCGGCCTCGACGACGTCGCGGCGGTCTCGATCGCGGGTCAGCAGCACGGCATGGTCGTGCTCGACGCGGGCGGCGCGGTCATCCGCGACGCGCTGCTGTGGAACGACACCCGCTCGGCGCAGGCGGCGCGTGACCTCATCGACGAGGTCGGTGCGGCCGAGTACGCCGAACGCACCGGGGCGGTGCCGGTCGCATCGTTCACCGGGACGAAGCTGCGCTGGCTGCGCGACGCCGAGCCCGAGAACGCCGAACGCGCGGCCGCGGTCGCGCTGCCGCACGACTGGCTGACGTGGCGTCTGCGCGGCTTCGGCCCCGGCAACGCCGTGCTCGAAGAGCTGGTCACCGACCGGTCCGACGCCTCGGGCACCGCGTACTGGGGGGCGGACGGGTACGACCTCGATCTCTTCACCCGCGCGCTGGGCCACGAGGCGGTGCTGCCGCGCGTGCTCGGTCCGTGGGAGAGCGCGGGCACGCTCGACGGTGGTGCGCTCGTCGGCCCGGGGGCCGGGGACAATGCAGGCGCCGCACTCGGCCTCGGTGCAGGAGTGGGCGATGTCGTCGTCTCGCTCGGGACTTCGGGCACCGTCTTCGCCGTCGCCGACGCGCCCACCCGTGACACCACCGGCACGGTCGCCGGGTTCGCCGATGCGACGGGGAAGTTCCTGCCGCTGGTCGCCACGCTAAACGCCGCGCGCGTGCTCGACGCCTTCGCCCGGCTGCTCGGCGTCTCGCACGACGAGCTCGGGGCCCTCGCGCTCGAGGCCGAGCCCGGTGCCGGTGGCGTCGTGCTCGTGCCGTGGTTCGAGGGGGAGCGCACCCCCAACCTTCCGCACGCGCAGGCGTCGCTGACGGGCCTGACCCTGGCATCCACGAACCGGGCGAACCTTGCCCGGGCGGCGATCGAAGGCATGCTCAGCGGCTTGGCCGTGGGGCTCGAGGCGATCCAGGCGCAGGGCGTCGAGGTCCGTCGCGTGCTGCTCATCGGCGGTGCCGCCGCCAACGAGGGCGTCGCGCGGATCGCGGCGCAGGTGTTCGACGCCGAGATCGTCGTGCCCGCGGCCGGTGAGTACGTCGCGCTCGGCGCGGCACGGCAGGCGGCGGGGGTTCTCGCCGGCGGCCCGGTCGACTGGACCGTGGCGACGACCCGCGCGGTCGACGCCGATCACCGGCCCGAGATCCGCGAGCGTTACGACGTGGTGGCGGCACTGCGCGCGCAGGAGTGA
- a CDS encoding deoxyguanosinetriphosphate triphosphohydrolase family protein, translating into MTLHEETPARTETVVGNPASRIHPDHDDARADPWSIDLERIQFSPYFSRLSAVTQVVSPSIGAAPVHNRLTHTLKVSAIARVVALQLNTRARQAGEGDVCNATVVEAAAYAHDLGHPPFGHLGESTLDRLARDELGLPDGFEGNAQTYRILTALDVVENAPRGLNLTAAVRAASAKYPWAPSVEARDIERIGPPRGIRRSSDGAYRVHKYSAYDLDLDDLDEARQGVDAEPLRQSIEGAVMDLADDIAYSVHDVDDFYRAGILDHAPIAAEFRGWLDDVLEWRSRDDAEVRAELAPGAGLERLRRKMRRDDPWIADDEAFLAAVSDVDAEMVTDLLARPFDGSLTAERRLAAFTDRWIRRFQESARLRPLDTPRAGPVVLSPWAWHHVEVLKFVHKRFVLSRPDLAIQQRGMSRILARSVRALGEWLDDDLDRARTPRRLRELIALAREQYAALPAERRPSDAEAETLARSRGIVDYVASLTDSQAFALSEAISGRADRLWSLGQRL; encoded by the coding sequence ATGACGCTGCACGAGGAGACCCCCGCCCGGACCGAGACCGTCGTCGGCAACCCGGCATCCCGGATCCACCCCGACCACGACGACGCCCGGGCCGATCCGTGGTCGATCGACCTCGAGCGGATCCAGTTCTCGCCCTACTTCTCGCGGCTGTCAGCCGTGACGCAGGTCGTCTCGCCGTCCATCGGGGCCGCGCCCGTGCACAACCGGCTCACGCACACCCTCAAGGTGAGCGCGATCGCGCGGGTCGTCGCGCTGCAGCTCAACACGCGCGCACGCCAAGCGGGCGAGGGCGACGTCTGCAACGCCACCGTCGTCGAGGCCGCCGCCTACGCGCACGACCTCGGCCATCCCCCCTTCGGCCACCTGGGCGAGTCGACGCTCGATCGCCTCGCGCGCGACGAGCTCGGTCTTCCCGACGGCTTCGAGGGCAACGCGCAGACCTACCGCATCCTCACCGCCCTCGACGTGGTCGAGAACGCCCCGCGCGGCCTGAATCTCACCGCGGCCGTGCGCGCCGCCTCGGCGAAGTACCCGTGGGCGCCGTCGGTCGAAGCCCGTGACATCGAACGGATCGGCCCGCCCCGTGGCATCCGCCGCTCTTCCGACGGCGCGTATCGCGTGCACAAGTACTCGGCGTACGACCTCGACCTCGACGACCTCGACGAAGCCCGGCAGGGGGTGGATGCCGAGCCCCTCCGCCAGAGCATCGAGGGTGCCGTGATGGACCTTGCCGACGACATCGCGTACTCGGTGCACGACGTCGACGACTTCTACCGCGCGGGGATCCTCGATCACGCGCCGATCGCGGCGGAGTTCCGCGGCTGGCTCGACGACGTGCTCGAGTGGCGCTCGCGCGACGACGCGGAGGTGCGCGCCGAGCTCGCGCCGGGCGCGGGACTGGAGCGCCTGCGCCGAAAGATGCGCCGCGACGACCCGTGGATCGCCGACGACGAGGCCTTCCTCGCCGCCGTCAGCGATGTGGATGCCGAGATGGTCACCGACCTGCTCGCCCGCCCGTTCGACGGCTCGTTGACGGCCGAGCGCCGGCTCGCCGCCTTCACCGACCGGTGGATCCGTCGGTTCCAGGAGTCCGCGCGCCTGCGCCCGCTCGACACCCCGCGCGCCGGACCCGTGGTGCTCTCGCCGTGGGCCTGGCACCACGTCGAGGTGCTGAAGTTCGTGCACAAGCGCTTCGTGCTCAGCCGCCCCGACCTGGCGATCCAGCAGCGCGGCATGAGCCGCATCCTCGCCCGGTCGGTGCGCGCCCTCGGTGAGTGGCTCGACGACGACCTCGACCGCGCCCGCACCCCGCGGCGCCTCCGCGAACTCATCGCGCTGGCCCGGGAGCAGTACGCGGCGCTGCCGGCGGAACGTCGACCGTCGGATGCCGAAGCCGAGACGCTCGCGCGCTCTCGCGGAATCGTCGACTACGTGGCATCCCTCACCGATTCGCAGGCGTTCGCGCTGTCCGAGGCGATCTCGGGGCGGGCTGATCGGTTGTGGTCGCTGGGGCAGCGGCTGTGA
- a CDS encoding L-ribulose-5-phosphate 4-epimerase, with translation MSAAAPFAPEVQEAIDAVRADVAKLHAELVRYNLIVWTGGNVSGRVPGADLFVIKPSGVSYDDLAPENMILCDLDGNAIPGTPGSERSPSSDTAAHAYVYRNMAEVGGVVHTHSTYGVAWAARGEEIPCVITAMADEFGGPIPVGPFAIIGDDSIGRGIVETLRGHRSRGVIMQNHGPFTIGATAKDAVKAAVMLEDVARTVHIAREAGPLIPIPQDKIDALYNRYQNVYGQSTDDRR, from the coding sequence GTGTCCGCTGCCGCCCCGTTCGCCCCCGAGGTGCAGGAGGCGATCGACGCCGTCCGCGCCGACGTCGCGAAGCTGCACGCCGAGCTCGTGCGCTACAACCTCATCGTCTGGACCGGCGGCAACGTCTCGGGTCGCGTGCCCGGCGCCGACCTGTTCGTCATCAAGCCTTCGGGCGTTTCGTACGACGACCTGGCGCCCGAGAACATGATCCTCTGCGACCTCGACGGCAATGCGATCCCCGGCACCCCGGGCTCCGAGCGCAGTCCCTCCAGCGACACCGCCGCGCACGCGTACGTGTACCGCAACATGGCCGAGGTCGGCGGGGTCGTGCACACGCACTCGACCTACGGTGTCGCCTGGGCGGCCCGGGGCGAGGAGATCCCCTGCGTCATCACGGCCATGGCCGACGAGTTCGGCGGCCCCATCCCCGTCGGCCCGTTCGCGATCATCGGCGACGACTCGATCGGCCGCGGCATCGTCGAGACCCTGCGCGGCCACCGCTCGCGCGGCGTGATCATGCAGAACCACGGCCCGTTCACGATCGGGGCGACGGCGAAGGATGCCGTGAAGGCCGCCGTCATGCTAGAAGACGTCGCCCGCACCGTGCACATCGCGCGCGAGGCCGGGCCCCTCATCCCGATCCCGCAGGACAAGATCGACGCCCTCTACAACCGCTACCAGAACGTCTACGGACAGAGCACGGACGACCGCCGATGA
- a CDS encoding LacI family DNA-binding transcriptional regulator codes for MSGDGGGKRIGMREVAEAAGVSPQTVSRVLNDYPGIRDATRERVLTAVAALDYRVNNAARALGTSLTRTVGVVASDAVLHGPSAGIAALERAARARGRWISTAYTDSDDPADIDAAVRHLLDQGVDGIVLVAAHGATPLEGYDVPLVPLYGESGIRQRDAAALVVDHLADLGHRRIVEVAGPPDWREALARTAGVADALARRGLAREGRVEGDWSAGSGAAVADAVAAHVRRGATAVAVANDQMALGLMAGLAARGITVPADVSVAGFDDNPDAAFYTPALTTVRLDVEGEAAEAVARVLGDEPTAPAQPVLVPRASTAAPR; via the coding sequence ATGAGCGGCGACGGCGGAGGCAAGCGCATCGGGATGCGCGAGGTCGCCGAGGCAGCCGGGGTCTCGCCGCAGACCGTCTCTCGCGTGTTGAACGACTATCCGGGCATTCGAGATGCCACGCGCGAGCGCGTGCTCACCGCCGTCGCGGCGCTGGATTACCGCGTGAACAACGCCGCGCGGGCGCTCGGCACGAGTCTCACCCGGACCGTCGGCGTCGTGGCATCCGATGCCGTTCTGCATGGACCGTCGGCCGGTATCGCCGCTCTCGAGCGGGCGGCGCGGGCGCGGGGCCGGTGGATCTCGACCGCGTACACCGACTCGGACGACCCCGCCGACATCGACGCCGCCGTGCGCCACCTGCTCGACCAGGGGGTCGACGGGATCGTGCTCGTCGCGGCTCACGGAGCAACTCCTCTCGAGGGGTACGACGTGCCGCTCGTGCCGTTGTACGGCGAGTCGGGGATTCGCCAGCGCGACGCGGCCGCCCTCGTCGTGGATCATCTCGCGGACCTCGGACATCGCCGCATCGTCGAGGTCGCCGGCCCGCCGGACTGGCGCGAAGCCCTGGCGCGCACGGCGGGTGTCGCCGATGCCTTGGCCCGGCGCGGGCTCGCGCGGGAGGGGCGCGTCGAGGGGGACTGGAGTGCCGGCTCCGGTGCGGCCGTCGCCGACGCGGTGGCCGCGCACGTGCGCCGCGGTGCCACCGCGGTGGCGGTCGCCAACGACCAGATGGCACTCGGGCTCATGGCGGGGCTCGCCGCCCGTGGGATCACGGTTCCGGCCGACGTCTCGGTCGCCGGCTTCGACGACAACCCGGATGCCGCCTTCTACACGCCCGCGCTCACCACGGTGCGCCTCGACGTCGAGGGCGAGGCGGCGGAGGCGGTGGCGCGGGTGTTGGGCGACGAGCCGACGGCTCCCGCGCAGCCGGTGCTGGTGCCGCGCGCGTCGACCGCCGCGCCGCGCTGA
- a CDS encoding xylulokinase, with the protein MNAELTALIEQGRASLGIELGSTRIKACLIGPDAEVLATGSHEWENVYADKLWTYSLDAVWSGLRAAYAELVQNVQQQYGVTPERYAAMGVSAMMHGYLAFDADGEMLAPFRTWRNTNTGVAASELTELLGVNIPLRWSIAHLHQAVVDAEPHVPEIRFLTTLAGYVHWKLTGEKVLGVGDASGMFPIDSATRDYDAELVARYDGLAAGRVPALTDLLPEVLVAGAAAGELTEEGAALLDPTGTLRPGIPFAPPEGDAGTGMVATGAVAPRTGNVSAGTSIFAMVVLERPLTEVHHELDLVTTPSGDAVAMVHCNNGASELAAWANMFTAFSAAAGVPQTPDATYAVLFSAALEGEPDAGGLLAYNHLAGEPIAGLDEGRPLVVRSPDSRLTLPNFMRAQLYGVFGTLALGMAVLHAEGVGLDKMYAHGGMFRTAGVAQRFLAAALDAPVAVAETASEGGAWGMAVLAAYVADGAGRDLDTYLAEVVFADAPITTADPDPTDVAGFSAYLDRYRAGLAVEAAAVASL; encoded by the coding sequence ATGAACGCCGAACTCACCGCCCTCATCGAGCAGGGCCGCGCCTCGCTGGGCATCGAGCTCGGCTCGACCCGCATCAAGGCGTGCCTCATCGGCCCCGACGCCGAGGTGCTCGCGACCGGTTCCCACGAGTGGGAAAACGTCTACGCCGACAAGCTCTGGACCTACTCTCTGGATGCCGTGTGGTCGGGCCTCCGGGCTGCCTACGCCGAGCTGGTGCAGAACGTGCAGCAGCAGTACGGCGTCACTCCCGAGCGGTACGCCGCGATGGGCGTGTCGGCGATGATGCACGGCTACCTCGCGTTCGACGCCGACGGCGAGATGCTCGCGCCCTTCCGCACGTGGCGCAACACGAACACCGGTGTCGCAGCCAGCGAGCTCACCGAGCTGCTGGGTGTGAACATCCCGCTCCGGTGGTCGATCGCGCACCTGCACCAGGCGGTCGTCGATGCCGAACCGCACGTGCCCGAGATCCGCTTCCTCACCACGCTCGCCGGGTACGTCCACTGGAAGCTCACGGGCGAGAAGGTGCTCGGTGTGGGGGATGCCTCGGGCATGTTCCCGATCGACTCCGCCACGCGTGACTACGACGCCGAGCTGGTCGCCCGCTACGACGGCCTCGCCGCCGGCCGCGTGCCGGCGCTGACGGACCTGCTGCCCGAGGTGCTCGTCGCCGGTGCGGCTGCCGGGGAATTGACGGAAGAGGGCGCCGCGCTCCTCGACCCGACCGGAACCCTGCGCCCTGGCATCCCGTTCGCTCCTCCCGAGGGAGATGCCGGCACCGGCATGGTCGCCACGGGCGCCGTCGCTCCGCGTACCGGCAACGTCAGCGCGGGCACCAGCATCTTCGCGATGGTCGTGCTGGAGCGCCCGCTCACCGAGGTGCATCACGAGCTCGACCTCGTCACGACTCCTTCGGGCGACGCGGTCGCGATGGTGCACTGCAACAACGGCGCGAGCGAGCTGGCGGCGTGGGCGAACATGTTCACCGCCTTCTCGGCCGCGGCCGGCGTGCCGCAGACTCCGGATGCCACCTACGCGGTGCTCTTCTCCGCCGCGCTCGAGGGTGAGCCCGACGCCGGTGGGCTGCTGGCCTACAACCACCTCGCCGGAGAGCCCATCGCGGGTCTCGACGAAGGACGCCCCCTCGTCGTCCGCTCGCCTGACAGCCGCCTGACCTTGCCGAACTTCATGCGCGCGCAGCTGTACGGCGTCTTCGGGACGCTCGCGCTCGGCATGGCGGTGCTGCACGCCGAGGGCGTCGGCCTCGACAAGATGTATGCCCACGGCGGCATGTTCCGCACCGCGGGGGTCGCGCAGCGCTTCCTCGCGGCGGCGCTCGACGCTCCCGTCGCGGTCGCCGAGACGGCGTCCGAGGGCGGCGCGTGGGGCATGGCCGTGCTCGCGGCGTACGTCGCCGACGGCGCGGGCCGCGACCTCGATACCTACCTGGCCGAGGTCGTCTTCGCCGACGCACCCATCACCACCGCCGACCCCGACCCGACGGACGTCGCCGGATTCTCGGCCTACCTCGACCGTTACCGCGCGGGCCTCGCCGTCGAGGCCGCCGCCGTGGCATCCCTCTGA
- the xylA gene encoding xylose isomerase — translation MPTPTRDDKFSFGLWTIGYNGADPFGGPTRPALDVVHAVEKLSELGAYGLTFHDDDLFAFGSTDAERQTQIDRLKGALADTGVIVPMVTTNLFSAPVFKDGGFTSNDRQVRRFALRKVLRNLDLAAELGAKTFVMWGGREGAEYDSAKDIRQALERYREAVNLLGDYVTDKGYDIRFAIEPKPNEPRGDILLPTLGHALAFIDSLERPELVGLNPEVGHEQMAGLNFAAGIAQALYHGKLYHIDLNGQRGIKYDQDLVFGHGDLHNAFALVDLLENGGPGGVPAYDGPRHFDYKPSRTEDETGVWDSVSANMNTYLLLKERAAAFRADPEVQEALEAAKVLELAQPTLNEGESYDDLLADRSAYEDFDTDVYLGGKGFGFVRLQQLATEHLLGAR, via the coding sequence ATGCCCACCCCCACCCGCGATGACAAGTTCTCGTTCGGACTCTGGACGATCGGTTACAACGGTGCCGACCCGTTCGGTGGCCCGACTCGCCCGGCGCTCGACGTCGTGCACGCGGTCGAGAAGCTGTCCGAGCTCGGCGCCTACGGACTGACGTTCCACGACGACGACCTGTTCGCCTTCGGATCCACGGATGCCGAGCGCCAGACGCAGATCGATCGCCTGAAGGGCGCTCTCGCCGACACCGGCGTGATCGTGCCGATGGTGACGACCAACCTCTTCTCGGCCCCCGTCTTCAAGGACGGCGGCTTCACGTCGAACGATCGCCAGGTGCGCCGCTTCGCGCTCCGCAAGGTGCTGCGCAACCTCGACCTCGCCGCCGAGCTCGGCGCCAAGACGTTCGTCATGTGGGGCGGCCGCGAGGGCGCCGAGTACGACTCCGCGAAGGACATCCGCCAGGCGCTCGAGCGCTACCGCGAGGCCGTGAACCTGCTCGGCGACTACGTCACCGACAAGGGCTACGACATCCGCTTCGCGATCGAGCCCAAGCCGAACGAGCCGCGCGGAGACATCCTGCTGCCGACCCTCGGCCACGCGCTGGCGTTCATCGACTCGCTCGAGCGCCCCGAGCTCGTGGGCCTCAACCCCGAGGTCGGCCACGAGCAGATGGCGGGCCTGAACTTCGCCGCCGGCATTGCCCAGGCGCTCTACCACGGCAAGCTCTACCACATCGACCTCAACGGTCAGCGCGGCATCAAGTACGACCAGGACCTCGTCTTCGGTCACGGCGACCTGCACAACGCCTTCGCTCTCGTCGACCTGCTCGAGAACGGCGGCCCCGGCGGCGTTCCCGCGTACGACGGCCCGCGCCACTTCGACTACAAGCCCTCGCGCACCGAGGACGAGACGGGCGTCTGGGACTCGGTCTCGGCCAACATGAACACCTACCTGCTGCTGAAGGAGCGCGCCGCGGCCTTCCGCGCCGACCCCGAGGTGCAGGAGGCCCTCGAGGCCGCCAAGGTGCTCGAGCTCGCGCAGCCGACGCTCAATGAGGGCGAGTCGTACGACGATCTGCTGGCCGACCGCTCGGCGTACGAGGACTTCGACACCGACGTGTACCTCGGCGGCAAGGGCTTCGGCTTCGTCCGCCTGCAGCAGCTCGCCACCGAGCACCTGCTCGGCGCGCGCTGA
- the araA gene encoding L-arabinose isomerase, whose protein sequence is MTRTKLKNDLDGYEVWFVTGSQNLYGEETLKQVAEQSQAVVEGLNGLPVKVVWKPVLKDSDSIRRMALEINGRDDVIGVIAWMHTFSPAKMWISGLDALQKPLLHLHTQANVELPWNDIDFDFMNLNQAAHGDREFGYIQTRLGVSRKTVVGHVSNPAVRQQIEDWERAAAGWTAARTLKLARFGDNMRFVAVTEGDKTEAELRFGVQVNTWGVNELVEAVEKASDADIDALVQEYVDSYDVVDELLPGGARHQSLRDGAAIELGLRSFLEEGGFGAFTTSFEDLGALKQLPGLAVQRLMAEGYGFGAEGDWKTAILVRVANVMGAGLPGGASLMEDYTYDLVPGSERILGAHMLEVSPSLTTKKPRLEIHELGIGGKDDPVRLVFTADPGPALVVAMSDMRDRFRLVANVVENVDAPDLPKLPVGRAVWKPAPDFATSAGCWLAAGAAHHTVMTTAVGIEVFRDFAEIAKTELVVIDEDTTVRGFQSELRWNQAYYRLAQGL, encoded by the coding sequence ATGACCCGCACGAAGCTCAAGAACGACCTCGACGGCTACGAGGTCTGGTTCGTCACCGGCAGCCAGAACCTCTACGGCGAAGAGACCCTGAAGCAGGTCGCCGAGCAGTCGCAGGCCGTCGTCGAGGGGCTGAACGGCCTCCCGGTGAAGGTCGTCTGGAAGCCCGTGCTGAAGGACTCCGACAGCATCCGCCGCATGGCGCTCGAGATCAACGGCCGCGACGACGTCATCGGCGTGATCGCGTGGATGCACACCTTCAGCCCCGCGAAGATGTGGATCTCCGGCCTCGACGCCCTGCAGAAGCCGCTCCTCCACCTGCACACGCAGGCCAACGTCGAGCTGCCCTGGAACGACATCGACTTCGACTTCATGAACCTCAACCAGGCCGCGCACGGCGACCGCGAGTTCGGGTACATCCAGACGCGCCTCGGAGTCTCGCGCAAGACCGTCGTCGGTCACGTGTCGAACCCGGCCGTGCGCCAGCAGATTGAGGACTGGGAGCGCGCCGCTGCCGGCTGGACTGCCGCCCGCACCCTCAAGCTCGCGCGCTTCGGCGACAACATGCGCTTCGTCGCGGTCACCGAGGGCGACAAGACCGAGGCCGAGCTGCGTTTCGGCGTGCAGGTCAACACGTGGGGCGTCAACGAGCTCGTCGAGGCCGTCGAGAAGGCGTCGGATGCCGACATCGACGCGCTCGTGCAGGAGTACGTCGACAGCTACGACGTCGTCGACGAACTGCTCCCCGGCGGCGCGCGTCACCAGTCGCTCCGCGACGGCGCGGCGATCGAGCTGGGCCTGCGCTCGTTCCTCGAAGAGGGCGGCTTCGGTGCCTTCACCACGTCGTTCGAAGACCTCGGTGCCCTGAAGCAGCTCCCCGGTCTCGCGGTCCAGCGCCTCATGGCCGAGGGCTACGGCTTCGGCGCCGAGGGCGACTGGAAGACGGCGATCCTCGTGCGCGTCGCAAACGTGATGGGCGCGGGCCTCCCCGGCGGCGCCTCGCTCATGGAGGACTACACCTACGACCTCGTCCCCGGCTCCGAGCGCATCCTCGGCGCGCACATGCTCGAGGTCTCGCCCTCGCTCACGACGAAGAAGCCGCGCCTTGAGATCCACGAGCTCGGCATCGGCGGCAAGGACGACCCGGTGCGCCTGGTCTTCACCGCCGACCCCGGCCCCGCGCTCGTGGTCGCGATGAGCGACATGCGCGACCGCTTCCGCCTCGTGGCGAACGTCGTCGAGAACGTCGACGCCCCCGACCTGCCGAAGCTCCCCGTCGGCCGCGCCGTGTGGAAGCCGGCCCCGGACTTCGCGACCTCGGCCGGCTGCTGGCTCGCCGCCGGTGCCGCGCACCACACCGTCATGACGACGGCCGTGGGTATCGAGGTGTTCCGCGACTTCGCCGAGATCGCCAAGACCGAACTCGTCGTCATCGACGAGGACACGACGGTCCGCGGTTTCCAGAGCGAGCTGCGCTGGAACCAGGCGTACTACCGCCTGGCCCAGGGCTTGTAA